A genomic stretch from Microbacterium proteolyticum includes:
- a CDS encoding molybdopterin molybdotransferase MoeA — MPVIDVAEHLAAVLEAVVPLAPETRDVASARGRVLRHPVFAAVDVPGFDSSAMDGFAVREVAGVPVTLRVIADLPAGTDADPRMDAADAARIMTGAPVPTDADAVVPFEETERGLAGGLEPVTVLVAPRGAGAHIRRRGSDVRAGDLVVDAGVRLSAARIGAIAASGVGTVSVARAPRVAVVSTGSELVTPGEPLRRGQIPESNSALLAGLAEEAGAEVVLRTSVGDDGDGPRQAIAAAEAAGADIVVFSGGVSAGAYEVVKNTLGDLMRFDTVRMQPGKPQGFGRTAAGTLLFGLPGNPVSAAVSFELFVRPALGALESAADLGRATVRVALAAGWRGRADKTQYVPVALDRTDPARWLARPTARGTRGLGEADALAVIPPRADDLAEGNPVTVWLW; from the coding sequence ATGCCCGTGATCGACGTCGCCGAGCACCTCGCCGCCGTCCTCGAGGCGGTGGTGCCGCTCGCGCCCGAGACGCGCGACGTCGCCTCCGCGCGGGGCCGGGTGCTGCGGCATCCGGTCTTCGCCGCCGTCGACGTGCCGGGGTTCGACAGCTCGGCGATGGACGGCTTCGCCGTGCGCGAGGTCGCGGGGGTTCCGGTGACCCTGCGCGTCATCGCCGACCTGCCCGCCGGTACCGACGCGGACCCCCGAATGGATGCCGCAGACGCGGCGCGGATCATGACCGGGGCGCCCGTACCGACCGACGCGGATGCCGTGGTGCCCTTCGAAGAGACCGAGCGCGGCCTCGCCGGGGGCCTCGAACCGGTCACCGTCCTCGTCGCCCCGAGAGGCGCGGGCGCGCACATCCGCCGCCGCGGCTCCGATGTGCGCGCGGGCGACCTCGTCGTCGACGCGGGAGTCCGGCTCAGCGCCGCGCGGATCGGTGCGATCGCGGCATCCGGGGTCGGCACCGTGTCGGTGGCGCGCGCGCCGCGCGTCGCGGTGGTGTCGACGGGGTCGGAGCTCGTGACCCCGGGTGAGCCGCTTCGCCGCGGGCAGATCCCCGAGTCCAACAGTGCGTTGCTCGCCGGTCTCGCCGAGGAGGCCGGGGCCGAGGTGGTGCTGCGTACCAGCGTGGGCGACGACGGCGACGGCCCGCGACAGGCCATCGCCGCCGCCGAGGCCGCGGGTGCCGACATCGTGGTGTTCTCGGGTGGGGTGAGCGCGGGGGCCTACGAGGTGGTGAAGAACACCCTCGGCGACCTCATGCGCTTCGACACCGTGCGCATGCAGCCCGGCAAGCCCCAGGGCTTCGGGCGGACTGCCGCCGGCACGCTGCTGTTCGGCCTGCCGGGCAACCCGGTCAGCGCCGCCGTGTCGTTCGAGCTGTTCGTGCGGCCGGCCCTCGGTGCGCTCGAGTCGGCCGCCGACCTCGGCCGCGCGACGGTGCGCGTCGCGCTCGCCGCGGGGTGGCGCGGGCGCGCCGACAAGACGCAGTACGTCCCCGTCGCGCTCGACCGCACCGACCCCGCCCGGTGGCTCGCACGCCCGACCGCGCGCGGAACACGCGGTCTCGGCGAGGCCGACGCCCTGGCCGTGATCCCTCCCCGCGCCGACGATCTCGCCGAGGGCAATCCGGTGACGGTCTGGCTGTGGTGA
- a CDS encoding DUF1990 family protein, translated as MDDLTYDEVGATAGELPPGYHHVRTHRVIGQGRDDFERAADALLAGEAQRRAGARVEASETPFRVGTRVTMRLGLGILSFRIPCLVVWAERTDTSAGFAYGTLPGHPERGEERFTLTLQPSGEVAFDIVAFSAPGRWFTRVGAPFGRQVQAWMTRRYLRAL; from the coding sequence ATGGACGACCTCACCTACGACGAGGTCGGTGCGACCGCCGGCGAGCTGCCCCCGGGGTACCACCACGTGCGCACGCACCGAGTCATCGGGCAGGGTCGTGACGACTTCGAGCGAGCCGCCGACGCGCTCCTCGCGGGCGAGGCGCAGCGGCGGGCAGGTGCGCGGGTCGAGGCGTCCGAGACGCCGTTCCGCGTCGGCACCCGCGTGACGATGCGCCTGGGGCTCGGCATCCTGAGCTTTCGCATCCCGTGTCTCGTCGTGTGGGCCGAGCGCACCGACACGTCCGCCGGTTTCGCGTACGGCACGCTGCCGGGCCATCCCGAGCGCGGGGAGGAGCGCTTCACGCTGACACTGCAGCCGTCGGGCGAAGTGGCGTTCGACATCGTCGCGTTCTCGGCGCCGGGCCGCTGGTTCACCCGCGTCGGTGCACCGTTCGGACGCCAGGTGCAGGCGTGGATGACGCGGCGGTACCTGCGGGCGCTCTGA
- a CDS encoding carbohydrate ABC transporter permease: MSSSAPAASPRKDRRQPRQKVKYNRREAIAGYLFISPWIIGFLVFTAGAMIYSLVISFSSYNLAIGAARPVGASNYAQLFEDPRVAVSLGNTLFYAVMAVPLEIAFALFLALLLSRVGRGAGVFRTLYYLPKMTPAVATAAVFFLLLNGNSGAINQALGAVGIQGPQWLVDPAWVKPSIVIMALWTVSGTMVIFLAAIKNVPVDLYEVAQIDGAGPIRRFFSITLPMISGAMFFNVIVLTIAAFQVFDQAYLLFWRDQSNASPEASLFYAIYLFQQAFRQFNFGFAAAMAWLLFVIILLITLVQVRLGNRFVYYEGDR; encoded by the coding sequence CTGTCCTCCTCGGCTCCCGCCGCCTCCCCCCGGAAGGACCGCCGCCAGCCACGCCAGAAGGTCAAGTACAACCGCCGCGAGGCGATCGCGGGCTACCTCTTCATCTCCCCGTGGATCATCGGGTTCCTCGTCTTCACCGCCGGGGCCATGATCTACAGCCTCGTCATCTCGTTCTCGAGCTACAACCTGGCGATCGGCGCCGCCCGTCCCGTGGGGGCGAGCAACTACGCCCAGCTGTTCGAAGATCCGCGCGTGGCGGTGTCGCTCGGCAACACCCTGTTCTACGCCGTGATGGCGGTGCCGCTCGAGATCGCCTTCGCCCTGTTCCTCGCGCTGCTGCTCAGCCGCGTCGGTCGCGGCGCGGGCGTCTTCCGCACGCTCTACTACCTGCCCAAGATGACGCCGGCCGTAGCGACGGCCGCAGTGTTCTTCCTGCTGCTGAACGGCAACTCGGGCGCGATCAATCAGGCCCTCGGGGCCGTCGGCATCCAGGGTCCGCAGTGGCTCGTCGACCCCGCCTGGGTGAAGCCCAGCATCGTCATCATGGCGCTGTGGACGGTCAGCGGCACCATGGTGATCTTCCTCGCCGCCATCAAGAACGTGCCCGTCGATCTCTACGAGGTCGCGCAGATCGACGGGGCGGGACCGATCCGCCGCTTCTTCTCGATCACGCTGCCAATGATCTCGGGTGCCATGTTCTTCAACGTCATCGTGCTGACGATCGCGGCATTCCAGGTCTTCGACCAGGCCTATCTGCTGTTCTGGCGCGATCAGAGCAACGCCTCGCCCGAGGCATCCCTCTTCTACGCGATCTACCTCTTCCAGCAGGCGTTCCGGCAGTTCAACTTCGGCTTCGCGGCCGCGATGGCCTGGCTGCTGTTCGTGATCATCCTGCTCATCACGCTCGTGCAGGTGCGGCTCGGCAACCGCTTCGTCTACTACGAGGGGGACCGCTGA
- a CDS encoding carbohydrate ABC transporter permease — MATTLQTPGVANAQPELVASTARPPKWRRALKQPKTLAGRVLLAVVLVLFALLFLYPFAWLLAASLKPRGEVFDNALIPKTFTPGNYAEVWSQLPLLNWMFNSVAIALLAATTVAVMSSVVAFGFAYFRFPGRGFLFGLVLATMMLPGAVTMIPIYLVWKETGLLGTWVPLWGMNLFGSAFYIFLQRQFFLGVPRELFEAARLDGCSAWGLFWRIAMPLSIPSFIIVFLFEFQASWNNLQAALIYLNAGSVEDFTAPLGIAYAMTKYSPSAGGQGDYQYVMVASLLVTLPMLIIFAFGQRYFVEGVATQGRKG; from the coding sequence ATGGCCACCACCCTGCAGACGCCCGGGGTGGCCAACGCCCAGCCCGAGCTCGTGGCATCCACCGCCCGTCCTCCCAAATGGCGTCGGGCGCTGAAGCAGCCCAAGACCCTCGCCGGCCGCGTGCTGCTCGCCGTCGTGCTGGTGTTGTTCGCGCTGCTGTTCCTCTACCCGTTCGCGTGGCTGCTGGCGGCGAGCCTCAAGCCCCGCGGCGAGGTGTTCGACAACGCCCTCATCCCGAAGACGTTCACCCCCGGCAACTACGCCGAGGTGTGGAGTCAGCTGCCGCTTCTGAACTGGATGTTCAACAGCGTCGCGATCGCCCTGCTCGCCGCCACCACCGTCGCGGTGATGAGCTCGGTGGTCGCGTTCGGGTTCGCGTACTTCCGCTTCCCCGGCCGCGGGTTCCTCTTCGGGCTGGTGCTGGCGACGATGATGCTGCCGGGTGCGGTGACGATGATCCCGATCTACCTCGTGTGGAAGGAGACGGGGCTGCTCGGCACGTGGGTTCCGCTGTGGGGCATGAACCTCTTCGGCAGCGCCTTCTACATCTTCTTGCAGCGGCAGTTCTTCCTCGGCGTCCCGCGCGAGCTGTTCGAAGCGGCGCGCCTCGACGGATGCAGCGCGTGGGGCCTGTTCTGGCGCATCGCGATGCCGCTGTCGATCCCGTCGTTCATCATCGTGTTCCTGTTCGAGTTCCAGGCCAGCTGGAACAACCTGCAGGCCGCGCTCATCTATCTGAACGCCGGGTCGGTCGAGGACTTCACCGCCCCGCTCGGCATCGCGTACGCCATGACGAAGTACAGCCCCAGCGCCGGAGGCCAGGGCGACTACCAGTACGTCATGGTCGCCTCGCTGCTCGTGACCCTGCCGATGCTCATCATCTTCGCCTTCGGCCAGCGCTACTTCGTCGAGGGCGTGGCCACCCAGGGCCGCAAAGGCTGA